The Salmo salar chromosome ssa06, Ssal_v3.1, whole genome shotgun sequence genome window below encodes:
- the LOC106607259 gene encoding zinc finger protein 652: MPCLNLGDAFFPSSFLSPQWREGWGIASVPPAPPYNIARVLSQFKNTNTANKSLAVLQLALLQSPPPPHMKSCQSLKGEVSSPGGMSQEGRRTQQVAQSYYHSPTPDLDLAGKLYKREGGGKPYSVLVDNKMAAKTPMGDQTPSQMSPQHVTSSQQQFYREGTVGQEGGAQGPQAGNGGTSEDSEEEEEEEESFKREQIIVEVNLNNQTLNVSKGDKSAPQTDASERHCSEEEEEEEEEEEEEEEEEEEEEDLEEEEEEEEIESRRTRAKRARRGVAPATSQPRRKTQCTALSTTGMTTRGRRKKTTQPPKRTRRTAREGKGTPSSAGSATGDKADGDERETLACEKCPRVFNTRWYLEKHMNVTHRRMQICDKCGKKFVLESELALHQQTDCEKNIQCVSCNKSFKKLWSLHEHIKIVHGYAEKKFACEICDKKFYTMAHVRKHMVAHTKDMPFTCETCGKSFKRSMSLKVHSLQHSGEKPFRCENCAERFQYKYQLRSHMSVHIGHKQFMCQWCGKDFNMKQYFDEHMKTHTGEKPFICEICGKSFTSRPNMKRHRRTHTGEKPYPCELCSQRFRFSNMLKAHKEKCFRVTSPVTLQASSLPLHLSAPSSSGPGPALAPSAAATSAPLGLSPAGGALPPRAPVGHATFSHLHMTPSHHLPHHHTSQQQQHHPGTPLPPPPLPHHHLPVPPVSPPPALFKSEPLTHCGQEDSSYLRYMAPQDKGPGAPQHH; encoded by the exons ATGCCCTGTTTGAATCTGGGTGACGCTttcttcccttcctccttcctgtCTCCTCAGTGGCGGGAGGGGTGGGGGATTGCTTCCGTTCCCCCTGCCCCTCCTTACAACATAGCGAGGGTACTCTCACAGTTTAAGAATACCAACACTGCTAACAAATCTCTGGCTGTGCTTCAACTAGCACTACTAcagtctccccctcccccacacatgAAATCCTGCCAGAGCCTGAAGGGAGAGGTGTCCAGCCCAGGTGGGATGTCACAGGAGGGGCGCAGAACGCAGCAGGTGGCCCAGTCCTACTACCACTCCCCCACCCCAGACCTGGACCTAGCGGGCAAGCTGTACAAGCGGGAGGGCGGGGGCAAGCCATACTCTGTGCTAGTGGACAACAAGATGGCAGCCAAGACCCCCATGGGTGACCAGACCCCCAGTCAGATGTCCCCGCAGCATGTCACCTCCTCCCAGCAGCAGTTCTACAGAGAGGGGACAGTAGGGCAGGAGGGAGGCGCGCAGGGGCCCCAGGCAGGCAATGGGGGCACCTCCGAGGActctgaggaagaagaggaggaggaggagtcctTCAAGCGGGAGCAGATCATCGTGGAGGTCAACCTGAACAATCAGACACTTAATGTATCAAAGGGGGACAAGTCCGCCCCCCAAACCGATGCCTCAGAGAGACACTGCagcgaagaagaagaagaagaggaggaggaggaggaggaggaggaagaagaagaggaagaggaggaagatctggaggaagaggaagaggaggaagaaataGAGAGCCGCAGAACGAGAGCCAAGAGGGCCCGGCGTGGGGTGGCCCCCGCTACCAGCCAGCCCCGGAGGAAGACCCAGTGCACCGCTCTGAGCACCACCGGCATGACCACCAGGGGCCGACGGAAGAAGACCACCCAGCCGCCCAAGAGGACGCGCCGGACTGCCAGGGAGGGCAAGGGGACCCCCTCCTCAGCTGGCTCTGCCACGGGGGATAAAGCGGATGGGGACGAGCGGGAGACGCTGGCGTGTGAAAAGTGCCCACGCGTCTTCAACACCCGCTGGTACCTGGAGAAGCACATGAACGTCACACACAGACGCATGCAAATCTGTGACAAGTGTGGCAAGAAGTTTGTCCTGGAGAGTGAGCTGGCCTTACACCAGCAGACTGACTGTGAAAAGAACATCCAG TGCGTCTCCTGCAACAAGTCTTTCAAGAAGCTGTGGTCGCTGCACGAGCACATCAAGATTGTGCACGGCTACGCAGAGAAGAAGTTTGCCTGTGAGATCTGTGACAAGAAGTTCTACACAATGGCTCATGTCCGCAAGCACATGGTTG CTCACACTAAGGACATGCCGTTCACCTGTGAGACCTGTGGCAAGTCGTTCAAGCGCAGCATGTCCCTGAAGGTTCACTCGCTGCAGCACTCTGGGGAGAAGCCCTTCCGCTGTGAG AACTGTGCTGAGAGGTTCCAGTATAAGTACCAGCTACGCTCCCACATGAGCGTCCACATCGGACACAAGCAGTTCATGTGTCAGTGGTGTGGCAAGGACTTCAACATGAAGCAGTACTTTGACGAGCACATGAAAACGCACACCG GAGAGAAGCCGTTCATCTGTGAGatctgtgggaagagcttcaccAGCCGGCCCAACATGAAGCGCCACCGCCGcacccacacaggagagaagccctaCCCCTGCGAGTTGTGTAGCCAGCGCTTCCGCTTCTCCAACATGCTCAAGGCCCACAAGGAGAAGTGCTTCCGGGTCACCAGCCCTGTGACTCTGCAGGCCAGCAGcctgcctctccacctctctgccccctcctcctctggCCCCGGCCCGGCCCTCGCCCCCTCAGCTGCCGCCACCTCCGCCCCTCTGGGCCTCAGCCCGGCAGGAGGGGCTCTTCCCCCACGCGCCCCCGTGGGACACGCCACCTTCTCCCACCTGCACATGACCCCCTCTCACCATCTCCCTCACCACCACACGTCgcaacagcagcagcaccaccCCGGCACGCCCCTGCcaccaccccctctcccccaccaccacctgcctgtgccccctgtctcccctccccCCGCCCTCTTCAAGAGCGAGCCCCTCACCCACTGTGGGCAGGAGGACAGCAGCTACCTGCGTTACATGGCACCGCAGGACAAAGGGCCTGGGGCCCCCCAGCATCACTGA